One Tubulanus polymorphus chromosome 5, tnTubPoly1.2, whole genome shotgun sequence DNA segment encodes these proteins:
- the LOC141905591 gene encoding uncharacterized protein LOC141905591 isoform X2 codes for MPRDFVLIHLYMKFRRVMDLTRAQLRNRNNYFRGRFQVDRKKKNENEEDVGMVTAFQETQMLKSEVVLHEAARKNNVDVAKKLLSAKVNVNCTNNLDRTPLQWASANGHKEMTQLLLDHGADLECQDKYGMRPLLWAAWFGHLEVVKYLVSFGADTSVSNKQGLNLLQCASNQNRLAVVNFILESLENYSISDVDKKGRTALHLAANEGSMEVVEKLLESPRGCDINIKDKAGQTALHLAATNGHVDVVRKLLHTGMEIDDRDEEGRTACHLAAESGHAEVVDLLYLSNADPNAETLKEMTSLHIAAQNGHELVTRLIIEYGCNVNAQNFQGNTALHLASLANFPIIIRVLIDAGSDVDLPNHRLHTPLHSAVEKGHADAVEELLVSGANIESKEKGGRTALYMASRGSFIGIVDMIIKAERDRDFNSEDEDDQIVSDRIAEKKPVLENGGVDVTDGHLTVGQPMKSSTPNTSVPGTPIPGTPARGSPLPPGTPIKGSTPIPSTDDTRSGNHRNGNNHCSGTTGSISHDRDHVENPDSIDHNEQSGAPNDDAETSTLTQYTGTTTQTLENITDIGLDSSLEDHGDAVFEVTNRKQFKAFKHPYAEQMKTVLYKLASKQLKSGDWKKLAHNWKFTEEHIRAIMHQYTGESSYKEHGYRLLLIWLYGVKPDENPMKDLYQALCAIGRRNLAEQIRKKMEEESSTKSACVIS; via the exons GTGGATCGCAAAAAGAAGAATGAAAATGAGGAGGACGTCGGCATGGTTACAGCGTTCCAGGAAACACAGA TGCTCAAATCCGAGGTCGTTCTCCACGAAGCCGCACGGAAAAATAACGTAGATGTTGCTAAAAAACTACTATCCGCTAAAGTCAACGTCAACTGTACAAATAAC TTAGATCGTACACCTCTGCAATGGGCATCCGCCAACGGCCACAAAGAAATGACGCAATTATTGCTAGACCACGGGGCCGACCTTGAATGCCAGGACAAG TATGGAATGCGTCCGTTGCTTTGGGCGGCGTGGTTTGGCCATTTAGAAGTGGTGAAATACTTGGTCAGCTTCGGTGCAGATACGTCGGTTTCTAATAAG CAAGGGCTCAATTTATTACAATGCGCGTCCAATCAGAATCGACTGGCGGTTGTAAATTTCATCCTCGAGAGCCTGGAGAACTACAGTATCAGCGATGTTGACAAA AAAGGCCGCACTGCGCTCCATCTGGCGGCGAATGAGGGTTCTATGGAAGTCGTGGAAAAACTGCTTGAATCTCCTCGGGGTTGTGACATCAACATAAAAGACAAG GCTGGACAGACGGCGCTCCATCTAGCGGCAACAAATGGACACGTGGACGTGGTGCGGAAGTTGCTTCACACTGGCATGGAAATTGACGATCGGGATGAG gAGGGTAGAACGGCCTGTCATTTGGCAGCTGAAAGCGGTCATGCTGAAGTTGTCGATTTGTTGTACCTGTCAAACGCAGATCCGAATGCCGAAACGTTG AAAGAGATGACGTCACTGCACATAGCCGCCCAGAATGGTCACGAATTGGTTACAAGGCTGATCATCGAATACGGTTGCAATGTTAACGCACAAAACTTT CAAGGAAACACAGCATTACATCTGGCATCATTGGCCAATTTTCCAATCATCATCCGGGTACTTATAGATGCTGGAAGTGATGTAGATTTACCTAATCAC AGATTGCATACGCCATTGCATTCTGCTGTTGAGAAAGGACACGCGGATGCCGTCGAGGAACTTCTTGTTAGCGGTGCTAATATCGAATCTAAAGAAAAA ggTGGACGAACGGCCCTCTATATGGCTTCCAGGGGCAGTTTCATCGGCATTGTTGATATGATAATAAAAGCTGAAAGAGATCGCGATTTCAACTCAGAAGATGAGGACGATCAG ATTGTATCAGATCGTATTGCGGAGAAAAAACCAGTGCTGGAAAATGGCGGCGTTGACGTCACAGATGGACATCTGACCGTCGGCCAACCGATGAAGTCTTCGACACCTAATACATCAGTTCCTGGCACCCCGATACCCGGAACACCCGCTAGAGGGAGTCCATTACCACCCGGTACCCCCATAAAGGGATCGACGCCTATTCCATCTACGGACGATACGCGGAGTGGAAACCACCGTAACGGTAATAATCATTGCAGTGGCACCACTGGCAGCATTTCCCATGATCGCGATCATGTTGAAAATCCAGACAGTATTGACCATAACGAACAATCAGGGGCCCCTAACGACGACGCCGAAACGAGCACTTTAACCCAATATACGGGCACTACTACGCAAACCCTGGAAAATATCACGGATATCGGGTTGGACAGTTCGTTAGAGGACCACGGCGACGCCGTGTTCGAAGTGACTAATCGTAAGCAATTCAAAGCGTTCAAACATCCCTATGCAGAACAAATGAAAACGGTGCTCTACAAATTAGCGTCGAAACAACTTAAATCCGGCGACTGGAAGAAACTGGCTCATAATTGGAAGTTCACCGAAGAGCATATACGAGCTATTATGCACCAATACACAG GCGAATCGAGCTACAAAGAACACGGATATCGATTGTTGCTAATATGGTTATACGGCGTGAAACCTGACGAAAATCCGATGAAGGATTTATACCAAGCCCTATGTGCAATTGGCCGTCGAAACTTAGCAG AACAAATTAGAAAGAAAATGGAAGAAGAGTCTTCGACGAAAAGTGCTTGCGTCATCAGTTAG
- the LOC141905591 gene encoding uncharacterized protein LOC141905591 isoform X1, producing MPRDFVLIHLYMKFRRVMDLTRAQLRNRNNYFRGRFQVDRKKKNENEEDVGMVTAFQETQMLKSEVVLHEAARKNNVDVAKKLLSAKVNVNCTNNLDRTPLQWASANGHKEMTQLLLDHGADLECQDKYGMRPLLWAAWFGHLEVVKYLVSFGADTSVSNKQGLNLLQCASNQNRLAVVNFILESLENYSISDVDKKGRTALHLAANEGSMEVVEKLLESPRGCDINIKDKAGQTALHLAATNGHVDVVRKLLHTGMEIDDRDEAESDVSKNKSGIFGFSLFKGNSDNSSTRKPSVVSEHKVVFNVDEMDEEGRTACHLAAESGHAEVVDLLYLSNADPNAETLKEMTSLHIAAQNGHELVTRLIIEYGCNVNAQNFQGNTALHLASLANFPIIIRVLIDAGSDVDLPNHRLHTPLHSAVEKGHADAVEELLVSGANIESKEKGGRTALYMASRGSFIGIVDMIIKAERDRDFNSEDEDDQIVSDRIAEKKPVLENGGVDVTDGHLTVGQPMKSSTPNTSVPGTPIPGTPARGSPLPPGTPIKGSTPIPSTDDTRSGNHRNGNNHCSGTTGSISHDRDHVENPDSIDHNEQSGAPNDDAETSTLTQYTGTTTQTLENITDIGLDSSLEDHGDAVFEVTNRKQFKAFKHPYAEQMKTVLYKLASKQLKSGDWKKLAHNWKFTEEHIRAIMHQYTGESSYKEHGYRLLLIWLYGVKPDENPMKDLYQALCAIGRRNLAEQIRKKMEEESSTKSACVIS from the exons GTGGATCGCAAAAAGAAGAATGAAAATGAGGAGGACGTCGGCATGGTTACAGCGTTCCAGGAAACACAGA TGCTCAAATCCGAGGTCGTTCTCCACGAAGCCGCACGGAAAAATAACGTAGATGTTGCTAAAAAACTACTATCCGCTAAAGTCAACGTCAACTGTACAAATAAC TTAGATCGTACACCTCTGCAATGGGCATCCGCCAACGGCCACAAAGAAATGACGCAATTATTGCTAGACCACGGGGCCGACCTTGAATGCCAGGACAAG TATGGAATGCGTCCGTTGCTTTGGGCGGCGTGGTTTGGCCATTTAGAAGTGGTGAAATACTTGGTCAGCTTCGGTGCAGATACGTCGGTTTCTAATAAG CAAGGGCTCAATTTATTACAATGCGCGTCCAATCAGAATCGACTGGCGGTTGTAAATTTCATCCTCGAGAGCCTGGAGAACTACAGTATCAGCGATGTTGACAAA AAAGGCCGCACTGCGCTCCATCTGGCGGCGAATGAGGGTTCTATGGAAGTCGTGGAAAAACTGCTTGAATCTCCTCGGGGTTGTGACATCAACATAAAAGACAAG GCTGGACAGACGGCGCTCCATCTAGCGGCAACAAATGGACACGTGGACGTGGTGCGGAAGTTGCTTCACACTGGCATGGAAATTGACGATCGGGATGAG GCCGAATCGGACGTTTCAAAGAACAAGAGCGGCATATTCGGGTTTTCTTTATTCAAAGGAAATTCGGACAATTCGTCGACACGAAAACCGTCGGTTGTATCGGAG CATAAAGTGGTGTTTAATGTTGACGAGATGGACGAG gAGGGTAGAACGGCCTGTCATTTGGCAGCTGAAAGCGGTCATGCTGAAGTTGTCGATTTGTTGTACCTGTCAAACGCAGATCCGAATGCCGAAACGTTG AAAGAGATGACGTCACTGCACATAGCCGCCCAGAATGGTCACGAATTGGTTACAAGGCTGATCATCGAATACGGTTGCAATGTTAACGCACAAAACTTT CAAGGAAACACAGCATTACATCTGGCATCATTGGCCAATTTTCCAATCATCATCCGGGTACTTATAGATGCTGGAAGTGATGTAGATTTACCTAATCAC AGATTGCATACGCCATTGCATTCTGCTGTTGAGAAAGGACACGCGGATGCCGTCGAGGAACTTCTTGTTAGCGGTGCTAATATCGAATCTAAAGAAAAA ggTGGACGAACGGCCCTCTATATGGCTTCCAGGGGCAGTTTCATCGGCATTGTTGATATGATAATAAAAGCTGAAAGAGATCGCGATTTCAACTCAGAAGATGAGGACGATCAG ATTGTATCAGATCGTATTGCGGAGAAAAAACCAGTGCTGGAAAATGGCGGCGTTGACGTCACAGATGGACATCTGACCGTCGGCCAACCGATGAAGTCTTCGACACCTAATACATCAGTTCCTGGCACCCCGATACCCGGAACACCCGCTAGAGGGAGTCCATTACCACCCGGTACCCCCATAAAGGGATCGACGCCTATTCCATCTACGGACGATACGCGGAGTGGAAACCACCGTAACGGTAATAATCATTGCAGTGGCACCACTGGCAGCATTTCCCATGATCGCGATCATGTTGAAAATCCAGACAGTATTGACCATAACGAACAATCAGGGGCCCCTAACGACGACGCCGAAACGAGCACTTTAACCCAATATACGGGCACTACTACGCAAACCCTGGAAAATATCACGGATATCGGGTTGGACAGTTCGTTAGAGGACCACGGCGACGCCGTGTTCGAAGTGACTAATCGTAAGCAATTCAAAGCGTTCAAACATCCCTATGCAGAACAAATGAAAACGGTGCTCTACAAATTAGCGTCGAAACAACTTAAATCCGGCGACTGGAAGAAACTGGCTCATAATTGGAAGTTCACCGAAGAGCATATACGAGCTATTATGCACCAATACACAG GCGAATCGAGCTACAAAGAACACGGATATCGATTGTTGCTAATATGGTTATACGGCGTGAAACCTGACGAAAATCCGATGAAGGATTTATACCAAGCCCTATGTGCAATTGGCCGTCGAAACTTAGCAG AACAAATTAGAAAGAAAATGGAAGAAGAGTCTTCGACGAAAAGTGCTTGCGTCATCAGTTAG